In Glandiceps talaboti chromosome 14, keGlaTala1.1, whole genome shotgun sequence, a single genomic region encodes these proteins:
- the LOC144445967 gene encoding uncharacterized protein LOC144445967 — MARHDSDHDKDRKRHKQKKHDRRSRSKSRSRERDYDSHKSKHRKSRRRSRSRSPVEDYRSKRRSRRSRSRSRGRRRSRSRSRTRRRSRSRSTNRSKRSSRRSRSRSPKVSKDLFGRDKRRSRDRSYSRSPSVPKVLLKADLFKEEKKDPFADVPGFEDMTPAEKTKVKMQKALEAAASADAALRQKGLLQDKLSVAEALQRQQTLEEIEEDGFVPSTFKSGKESKLNVGGMTGLDKSHDAAIFGGNPDNITVEPFKVAKPGTIVYKDRGPLASHSLFASPEEKEQRWIQKLEAMRREKIIMYRASTVKQEQWS; from the exons ATGGCAAGACATGATAGTGACCATGACAAAGACAGGAAACGtcacaaacaaaagaaacatgACCGACGATCAAGGTCAAAAAGTAGAAGTCGTGAAAGAGATTATGATAGCCATAAATCAAAACACAGAAAAAGCCGTAGAAGGTCAAGATCACGGTCTCCTGTAGAAGACTATAGATCAAAGAGAAGAAGTCGGCGATCAAGAAGTCGGTCGCGTGGACGTCGCAGATCAAGAAGTAGGTCAAGAACACGTCGTAGGTCAAGGAGTCGGTCTACTAACAGGTCAAAGAGATCCAGTAGAAGGTCAAGATCAAGGTCACCAAAAGT ATCTAAAGATCTGTTTGGTCGTGACAAAAGGAGAAGTCGAGACCGTTCCTACAGTCGATCACCTAGTGTACCAAAAGTACTGCTAAAGGCAGATCTGTTTAAAGAAGAGAAAAAAGATCCATTTGCTGATGTGCCAGGCTTTGAAGATATG ACCCCTGCTGAGAAAACTAAAGTAAAAATGCAGAAAGCATTAGAGGCTGCTG CTTCTGCAGATGCTGCATTAAGACAGAAAGGTCTATTACAAG ACAAATTAAGTGTAGCTGAGGCATTACAAAGACAACAAACACTTGAAGAGATCGAGGAAGATGGTTTTGTACCATCAACATTTAAATCTGGTAAAGAAAGCAAGCTG AATGTTGGTGGTATGACTGGTCTTGATAAGTCACATGATGCTGCCATATTTGGTGGTAATCCTGACAACATTACAGTAGAACCCTTTAAAGTTGCCAAACCAGGTACTATTGTCTACAAAGATAGAGGGCCTCTTGCCTCACACAGT TTATTTGCTAGTCCTGAGGAAAAGGAACAGCGATGGATTCAAAAGCTAGAAGCTATGAGACGAGAAAAGATCATTATGTACAGAGCCTCTACAGTGAAACAAGAACAGTGGAGTTGA